The following proteins are co-located in the Stigmatella aurantiaca genome:
- a CDS encoding acyl-CoA thioesterase, whose protein sequence is MVEARLRVIYGDTDQMGVVYHANYFRYFEFARSEYFRARGGSYRELEKEGFLLPIVDLSCQYKVPARYDDVLLVRAKVRELRRASLTFSYEMFREGDLATVLSTGHTTHACVGRDGKPRRMPEFLTRLIEVVP, encoded by the coding sequence ATGGTGGAAGCGCGGTTGAGGGTCATCTACGGCGATACGGATCAGATGGGCGTCGTTTATCACGCCAACTACTTCCGCTACTTCGAGTTCGCCCGCAGCGAATACTTCCGGGCCCGCGGGGGTAGCTACCGCGAGCTGGAAAAAGAGGGGTTCCTGTTGCCCATCGTGGACCTGTCCTGCCAGTACAAGGTGCCCGCGCGCTACGACGACGTGCTGCTCGTCCGCGCGAAGGTGCGCGAGCTGCGCCGCGCCTCGCTGACGTTCTCCTATGAGATGTTCCGCGAGGGGGACCTGGCCACGGTGCTGAGCACGGGCCACACCACCCATGCCTGCGTGGGGCGGGATGGCAAGCCCCGGCGCATGCCGGAGTTTCTCACGCGGCTCATCGAAGTGGTTCCCTGA
- the glpX gene encoding class II fructose-bisphosphatase, whose product MDRNLAIEAVRVTEMAAIASARLMGRGTKNESDQAAVDAMRRAFDALHIDGTVVIGEGERDEAPMLYIGERVGKREPGVPEVDIALDPLEGTNLCAYGRPGAISVVAMAGKGGLLNAPDTYMEKLAVGPRARGAIDLRKSPTENLRAIAERMKVYVEDLTVVILDRDRHADLINEVRHAGARIRLIEDGDVAGAISTCFEDTGVDVLMGIGGAPEGVIAAAAIRCVGGDMQGRLVPRNAEEIARAKKMGITDIGKIYTAEELAQGEVMFAATGVTSSDFLKGVRFFGGGCETHSVVMRSKTGTVRFVQSRHKFDKKPGYAP is encoded by the coding sequence ATGGATCGCAACCTGGCAATCGAGGCTGTGCGCGTCACCGAGATGGCGGCCATCGCGTCGGCCCGCCTCATGGGCCGCGGCACCAAGAACGAGTCGGACCAAGCCGCGGTGGATGCCATGCGCCGTGCCTTTGACGCACTGCACATCGATGGCACCGTCGTCATCGGCGAGGGCGAGCGCGACGAGGCGCCCATGCTCTACATCGGCGAGCGGGTGGGGAAGCGGGAGCCCGGGGTCCCCGAGGTGGACATCGCGCTGGATCCGCTGGAGGGCACCAACCTCTGCGCCTACGGGCGCCCGGGCGCCATCTCCGTGGTGGCCATGGCCGGCAAGGGCGGGCTGCTCAACGCGCCGGACACGTACATGGAGAAGCTGGCGGTGGGGCCCCGCGCCCGGGGCGCCATCGATCTGCGCAAGAGCCCCACGGAGAACCTGCGCGCCATCGCGGAGCGGATGAAGGTCTACGTGGAGGACCTCACCGTGGTCATCCTCGACCGGGACCGGCACGCGGACCTCATCAACGAGGTGCGCCACGCGGGGGCGCGCATCCGCCTCATCGAGGACGGGGACGTGGCGGGCGCCATCTCCACGTGCTTCGAGGACACCGGCGTGGACGTGCTGATGGGCATTGGCGGCGCGCCCGAGGGTGTCATCGCCGCGGCGGCCATCCGCTGCGTGGGCGGGGACATGCAGGGCCGGCTCGTGCCGCGCAACGCCGAGGAGATCGCCCGCGCGAAGAAGATGGGCATCACCGACATCGGGAAGATCTACACGGCGGAGGAGCTCGCCCAGGGCGAGGTGATGTTCGCCGCCACGGGCGTCACCTCGAGCGACTTCCTCAAGGGCGTGCGCTTCTTCGGAGGCGGCTGCGAGACGCATTCGGTGGTGATGCGCAGCAAGACGGGGACCGTGCGTTTCGTGCAGTCCCGCCACAAGTTCGACAAGAAGCCGGGTTACGCTCCCTGA
- a CDS encoding type II toxin-antitoxin system RatA family toxin, whose translation MPGASRSIVINAPVEKVFDIVTQYEKYAEFLPEVKEVRTSNRQGNEVNVHYKVDIVKTIRYTIRVKEERPTRMSWSFVDGEFMKDNKGSWVLEPEGEGKTKATYTAEMVLGALVPKSIVNTLVESSLPKLLEAFKRRAEGT comes from the coding sequence ATGCCAGGCGCCAGCCGCTCGATCGTCATCAACGCCCCCGTCGAGAAGGTGTTCGACATCGTCACCCAGTACGAGAAGTACGCGGAGTTCCTCCCCGAGGTGAAGGAGGTCCGCACCTCGAACCGCCAGGGCAACGAGGTCAACGTCCACTACAAGGTCGATATCGTGAAGACCATCCGGTACACCATCCGGGTCAAGGAGGAGCGGCCCACCCGGATGTCCTGGAGCTTCGTGGACGGCGAGTTCATGAAGGACAACAAGGGCAGCTGGGTGCTGGAGCCCGAGGGCGAGGGGAAGACCAAGGCCACCTACACGGCGGAGATGGTGCTCGGCGCCCTGGTCCCCAAGAGCATCGTCAACACCCTGGTGGAATCGTCGCTGCCCAAACTGCTGGAGGCCTTCAAGCGCCGGGCCGAGGGCACCTGA
- a CDS encoding ADP-ribosylglycohydrolase family protein — MPPPRRPAPAGPDPLPGQRSRGALLGLAIGDALGAPLRGRNLVAPPFPGLADGMRRHLGQGRMQSRLPANPFEEAPGAYADDSAQEPAQVELRKGQVTDETHLACCIAWSLKELKHYDAADVARRYRAWKPHAFDMTDAVRESLEEMGSGMPVLSAGKRIWLRHHRKVFCHGSLSRTAPIGVFFAGNEQARIQASLEDSALTHYDPRCQLACAALNSALARAITGGASVEKADLITAAKTGLSVGAATLARMAPEAVNETTNAKNFLWEDLDRAQQPDPMLYGPELHLHRNLGHVRVAFRLAFWEFLHAPSVEAGLVDVVNRGADADAHGAISGALLGAFHGEEAIPLEWRRMVLDAMNTVRGPLWNTYHPRHLLALVAD; from the coding sequence ATGCCCCCTCCCCGCCGCCCGGCTCCCGCTGGGCCTGATCCCCTCCCGGGCCAACGCAGCCGGGGCGCCCTGCTCGGCCTCGCCATCGGGGACGCGCTCGGGGCCCCCCTGCGAGGACGGAACCTCGTGGCCCCGCCCTTTCCGGGGCTGGCCGACGGCATGCGCCGCCACCTGGGACAGGGGCGCATGCAGTCCCGCCTGCCCGCCAACCCGTTCGAGGAGGCCCCGGGCGCGTACGCGGACGACAGCGCCCAGGAGCCCGCCCAGGTGGAGCTGCGCAAGGGCCAGGTGACGGACGAGACGCACCTGGCCTGCTGCATCGCCTGGAGCCTGAAGGAGCTCAAGCACTACGACGCCGCCGATGTGGCCCGGCGGTACCGGGCCTGGAAGCCCCACGCCTTCGACATGACGGACGCAGTCCGGGAATCCCTGGAGGAGATGGGCTCGGGCATGCCGGTGCTCAGCGCCGGCAAGCGCATCTGGCTGCGCCACCACCGCAAGGTGTTCTGCCACGGCAGCCTCTCGCGCACCGCTCCCATCGGCGTCTTCTTCGCGGGCAACGAGCAGGCGCGCATCCAGGCCTCCCTGGAGGACTCGGCGCTCACCCACTACGATCCCCGGTGCCAGCTGGCCTGCGCGGCGCTCAACTCCGCCCTGGCCCGGGCCATCACCGGCGGGGCCTCCGTGGAGAAGGCGGACCTCATCACCGCGGCGAAGACGGGCCTGTCCGTGGGCGCGGCCACCCTGGCGCGCATGGCGCCCGAGGCGGTGAACGAGACCACGAACGCCAAGAACTTCCTCTGGGAGGACCTGGACCGGGCGCAGCAGCCCGACCCGATGCTCTATGGACCGGAGCTGCACCTGCACCGGAATTTAGGGCACGTGCGCGTGGCCTTCCGGCTCGCCTTCTGGGAGTTCCTCCATGCCCCCAGCGTCGAGGCGGGGCTGGTGGACGTGGTGAACCGGGGGGCGGACGCGGACGCGCACGGCGCCATCTCGGGCGCACTCCTGGGGGCCTTCCACGGTGAAGAGGCCATCCCCCTGGAATGGCGGCGCATGGTGCTCGATGCGATGAACACGGTGCGAGGGCCGCTCTGGAACACCTACCACCCTCGGCACCTGCTGGCGCTCGTGGCGGATTGA
- the eno gene encoding phosphopyruvate hydratase, with protein MTEIAQVLAREVLDSRGNPTVEAEVHLAGGARGRAAVPSGASTGEHEVIELRDNDKQRYLGKGVRKAVANVMESIAPELMGMDATDQHAVDMRMRELDGTDNKGKLGANAILAVSMATARAAANAFEMPLYRYVGGLQARTLPVPLMNILNGGAHADTRVDVQEFMVVPAGASTFAEGLRWGAEVFHALKKILKGRKLATGVGDEGGYAPDLPANEEALKLIMEAIGAAGFKAGEQMYLALDVAASEFFDKASKKYRLKGEGKEFDSAGLIEYYRGLSERYPIVSIEDGMAEDDWEGWKRLTDTLGAKVQLVGDDLFVTNVERLSKGIQTSTANSILVKVNQIGSLTETFDAVRMAHRAGYTSIMSHRSGETEDTTIADLAVALDCGQIKTGSASRSDRIAKYNQLLRIEQELGTAARYAGRTAIKGTQAK; from the coding sequence ATGACCGAGATTGCTCAAGTGCTGGCGCGTGAAGTGCTCGACTCCCGTGGTAACCCGACGGTGGAGGCCGAGGTGCATCTGGCGGGTGGGGCCCGGGGCCGTGCGGCCGTCCCCTCCGGGGCTTCCACCGGTGAGCACGAGGTGATCGAGCTCCGGGACAACGACAAGCAGCGGTACCTGGGCAAGGGTGTCCGCAAGGCCGTGGCCAACGTGATGGAGTCCATCGCCCCCGAGCTGATGGGCATGGACGCCACGGACCAGCACGCCGTGGACATGCGCATGCGCGAGCTGGACGGCACGGACAACAAGGGCAAGCTGGGCGCCAACGCCATCCTGGCCGTCTCCATGGCCACCGCGCGCGCGGCTGCCAACGCCTTCGAGATGCCGCTGTACCGCTACGTGGGCGGCCTCCAGGCGCGCACCCTGCCGGTGCCGCTGATGAACATCCTCAACGGCGGCGCGCACGCGGACACGCGCGTGGACGTGCAGGAGTTCATGGTGGTGCCCGCGGGCGCCTCCACGTTCGCCGAGGGCCTGCGCTGGGGCGCCGAGGTGTTCCACGCCCTGAAGAAGATCCTCAAGGGCCGCAAGCTGGCCACCGGCGTGGGCGACGAGGGCGGCTATGCCCCGGACCTGCCGGCCAACGAGGAGGCCCTCAAGCTCATCATGGAGGCCATTGGCGCCGCGGGCTTCAAGGCCGGTGAGCAGATGTACCTGGCGCTCGATGTGGCGGCCAGCGAGTTCTTCGACAAGGCCTCCAAGAAGTACCGCCTCAAGGGCGAGGGCAAGGAGTTCGATTCGGCCGGGCTCATCGAGTACTACCGCGGCCTGAGCGAGCGCTACCCCATCGTCTCCATCGAGGACGGCATGGCGGAGGACGACTGGGAGGGCTGGAAGCGCCTGACGGACACCCTGGGCGCCAAGGTCCAGCTCGTGGGAGACGATCTCTTCGTCACCAACGTGGAGCGGCTCAGCAAGGGCATCCAGACGAGCACCGCCAACTCCATCCTGGTGAAGGTGAACCAGATCGGCTCGCTGACGGAGACCTTCGACGCGGTGCGCATGGCGCACCGGGCCGGCTACACCTCCATCATGAGCCACCGCTCGGGCGAGACCGAGGACACCACCATCGCCGACCTGGCGGTGGCGCTCGACTGCGGCCAGATCAAGACGGGCTCGGCCTCGCGCTCGGACCGCATCGCCAAGTACAACCAGCTGCTGCGCATCGAGCAGGAGCTGGGGACGGCGGCCCGGTACGCCGGGCGCACGGCCATCAAGGGCACCCAGGCGAAGTGA
- the surE gene encoding 5'/3'-nucleotidase SurE: MSTARPPRILVSNDDGYFSEGLRALVEAVTPLGEVWVVAPDREQSATSHAISLHRPLRIQEIRERWYAVDGTPADSAYLAINHILKDDRPQLMVSGINHGPNLADDVMYSGTVAAAMEGALLGVPAIAFSLVSRAPFDFGPAARFARALVASALSRPLPKRMLLNVNIPGGVEPDGYAITRLGRHTYGYAVSEKIDPRGRKYYWIGGNEYEHEDIPGSDCNAVHRDKRASVTPLHLDLTDARQMADLGGWALEGFQRFRPDGG; the protein is encoded by the coding sequence GTGTCCACGGCCCGGCCTCCGCGCATTCTGGTCTCCAATGATGACGGGTACTTCTCCGAGGGCCTCCGGGCCCTCGTGGAAGCCGTCACGCCCTTGGGAGAGGTCTGGGTGGTGGCGCCCGACCGCGAGCAGAGTGCGACTTCACACGCCATCTCCCTGCACCGGCCCCTGCGCATCCAGGAGATCCGGGAGCGCTGGTACGCGGTGGATGGCACCCCCGCTGACAGCGCTTATCTGGCGATCAACCACATCCTCAAGGATGATCGCCCCCAGCTCATGGTCTCCGGCATCAACCACGGCCCCAACCTGGCCGACGACGTCATGTACTCGGGCACGGTGGCGGCCGCCATGGAGGGGGCCCTGCTGGGCGTGCCCGCCATCGCCTTCAGCCTCGTGTCCCGGGCGCCCTTCGACTTCGGGCCCGCGGCGCGGTTCGCCCGGGCGCTGGTGGCCTCCGCGCTCTCCCGGCCCCTGCCCAAGCGGATGCTCCTCAACGTGAACATCCCCGGCGGCGTGGAGCCGGACGGCTACGCCATCACCCGGCTCGGCCGGCACACGTATGGGTACGCCGTGTCGGAGAAGATCGATCCCCGGGGGCGCAAGTACTACTGGATCGGCGGCAACGAGTACGAGCACGAGGACATCCCGGGCAGTGACTGCAACGCCGTGCACCGGGACAAGCGCGCCTCGGTGACGCCGCTGCACCTGGATCTGACCGATGCCCGCCAGATGGCGGACCTCGGTGGGTGGGCCCTCGAGGGCTTCCAGCGGTTCCGTCCGGACGGTGGGTAA
- a CDS encoding peptidoglycan DD-metalloendopeptidase family protein, producing the protein MLLWMLGAAGCAASRATSLPAESETPWIEAEGPGAAVRPASSAKVPALPFKLTAAHPEPELVTVRHRVAPGETVFRIARTYGITVQELSSANGISDPRSLSVGQELLIPGAEAPESSRAEPEAPSGSKPSKPRVAAREEPPQRPPSRPAPRPGKGASRPVPATKGLLDWPLRGVLYGKFGKKGREPHDGIDLAAPSGTPVKTAQEGTVLYAGEQQGYGLIVIVQHSGGLVTLYAHNRDLRVKTGQAVRRSQVIATVGESGRTSGPHLHFEVRVEGKPVEPLDYLGPLPSA; encoded by the coding sequence ATGCTCCTGTGGATGCTCGGGGCCGCGGGGTGCGCGGCCTCCCGGGCCACCTCGCTTCCCGCTGAGTCCGAGACGCCGTGGATCGAAGCCGAGGGACCGGGCGCCGCCGTGCGCCCGGCCTCCTCCGCGAAGGTGCCCGCGCTGCCCTTCAAGCTGACGGCCGCCCACCCCGAGCCAGAGCTCGTCACCGTGCGCCACCGCGTAGCGCCCGGGGAGACGGTCTTCCGCATTGCCCGCACCTACGGCATCACCGTGCAGGAGCTGTCCTCGGCCAACGGCATCTCGGATCCGCGCAGCCTCAGCGTGGGCCAGGAACTGCTCATCCCCGGCGCGGAGGCTCCAGAGTCCTCCCGAGCTGAACCCGAGGCTCCGTCCGGGTCCAAGCCCAGCAAGCCCCGGGTCGCCGCCCGCGAGGAGCCCCCGCAGCGGCCTCCGTCCCGTCCCGCGCCCCGCCCGGGCAAGGGAGCCTCCCGTCCGGTCCCGGCCACCAAGGGGCTGCTCGACTGGCCTCTGCGCGGCGTGCTCTACGGCAAGTTCGGCAAGAAGGGCCGGGAGCCCCATGACGGAATCGACCTGGCGGCCCCCTCGGGCACGCCGGTGAAGACCGCTCAGGAGGGAACCGTCCTCTACGCAGGCGAGCAGCAGGGCTACGGGCTCATCGTCATCGTCCAGCACTCGGGCGGCTTGGTGACGCTCTACGCCCACAACCGCGACCTCCGGGTGAAGACGGGCCAGGCGGTTCGCCGCTCCCAGGTGATTGCCACCGTGGGAGAGTCCGGCCGCACGTCGGGCCCCCACCTGCACTTCGAGGTCCGTGTCGAGGGCAAGCCCGTGGAGCCGCTCGATTACCTGGGCCCGCTCCCGTCCGCGTGA
- a CDS encoding tetratricopeptide repeat protein, whose protein sequence is MSSRPVTLSLLVLLAAAACEDTPKISPKDRAEGLYIKGTSEYLQGQFEQALLSFNEMKQYAPADPRLPAAIAEIHLSMGKLEEALQEFEAALKIDPKRSTTWSRIGFIQAQLGKNEEARSSLLKAVALHPQDFNALEQLGELHLKRDERDEAVRHFTLAAQASPDTLKPALLMRAVELLQASNQHAEALALLQKFSAQGVRSPEVLAALGDQQVRVGNLDEAAAAYREAATRSPKDPSLWELVGEIRMRQGKTADALAAFRESLKVKNRAIVHVSLARLHLAQKDTKAAEEELALALESVSGSDLRELNELAELLITFGRKADALRILGALAAEPDNAGELELQLRTARLAGALKDAETQKAACARVATKSGGGVPCP, encoded by the coding sequence ATGTCCTCACGCCCGGTCACCCTGTCGCTGCTCGTCCTGCTCGCCGCCGCCGCGTGTGAGGACACCCCGAAAATCTCCCCCAAGGACCGGGCCGAGGGGCTCTACATCAAGGGCACCAGCGAGTACCTGCAGGGCCAGTTCGAGCAGGCGCTCCTGTCCTTCAACGAGATGAAGCAGTACGCCCCGGCCGATCCCCGCCTGCCCGCCGCCATCGCCGAGATTCACCTCTCCATGGGCAAGCTGGAGGAGGCCCTCCAGGAGTTCGAGGCCGCGCTGAAGATCGACCCGAAGCGCTCCACCACCTGGAGCCGCATCGGCTTCATCCAGGCCCAGCTCGGCAAGAACGAGGAGGCCCGCAGCTCCCTGCTCAAGGCCGTGGCCCTCCACCCCCAGGACTTCAACGCGCTGGAGCAGCTCGGCGAGCTCCACCTCAAGCGGGACGAGCGGGACGAGGCCGTGCGCCACTTCACCCTTGCCGCCCAGGCCAGCCCCGACACCCTCAAGCCCGCCCTGCTCATGCGGGCCGTGGAGCTCCTCCAGGCCAGCAACCAGCACGCCGAGGCGCTCGCCCTCCTGCAGAAGTTCTCGGCCCAGGGCGTCCGCTCCCCGGAGGTCCTCGCCGCGCTCGGGGACCAGCAGGTCCGCGTGGGCAACCTCGACGAGGCCGCCGCCGCCTACCGCGAGGCCGCCACCCGCTCACCCAAGGACCCGTCCCTCTGGGAGCTGGTGGGGGAGATCCGCATGCGCCAGGGGAAGACCGCCGATGCCCTGGCCGCCTTTCGCGAGTCCCTGAAGGTGAAGAACCGCGCCATCGTCCACGTGTCCCTGGCCCGCCTGCACCTGGCCCAGAAGGACACCAAGGCCGCCGAGGAGGAGCTGGCGCTCGCCCTGGAGAGCGTGTCGGGCTCGGACCTGCGAGAGCTGAACGAGCTGGCCGAGCTGCTCATCACCTTCGGCCGCAAGGCGGATGCGCTGCGCATCCTGGGGGCCCTGGCCGCCGAGCCGGACAACGCGGGCGAGCTGGAGCTCCAGCTTCGCACCGCCCGCCTGGCCGGCGCGCTGAAGGACGCGGAGACCCAGAAGGCCGCCTGCGCCCGGGTCGCCACCAAGAGCGGGGGAGGGGTTCCCTGCCCTTGA
- the lexA gene encoding transcriptional repressor LexA, producing MEELTDRQREILSFIVKETEARGFPPTIREIGEQMDIRSTNGVNDHLKALERKGYLNRGEQQSRSLVPTKRARMLLGLGAKKDSGMVEVPLLGKVAAGAPLLAQEHMEDSVKIDSFLLGGAGGREVFALRVKGQSMIDDGIYDGDYLFVRKTPAAQPGDIVVALIEDEATVKRYYPEGDRIRFQPANATMSPIYVNKADFRSTMLLGLVVGVYRKLPGGRG from the coding sequence ATGGAAGAGCTGACCGACCGCCAGCGCGAGATACTGTCCTTCATCGTCAAGGAGACGGAGGCGCGGGGGTTTCCGCCCACCATCCGTGAAATTGGCGAGCAGATGGACATCCGCTCGACCAACGGCGTGAACGACCACCTCAAGGCGCTGGAGCGCAAGGGCTACCTGAACCGGGGCGAGCAGCAGAGCCGCTCCCTGGTGCCCACCAAGCGGGCCCGGATGTTGCTGGGGCTGGGGGCCAAGAAGGACTCCGGCATGGTGGAGGTGCCCCTCTTGGGCAAGGTGGCCGCGGGCGCGCCGCTGCTGGCCCAGGAGCACATGGAGGACTCGGTCAAGATCGACAGCTTCCTGCTGGGGGGCGCCGGGGGCCGCGAGGTCTTCGCGCTGCGCGTCAAGGGCCAGTCGATGATCGACGACGGCATCTACGACGGGGACTACCTCTTCGTGCGCAAGACGCCCGCGGCGCAGCCCGGGGACATCGTCGTGGCGCTCATCGAGGACGAGGCCACGGTGAAGCGCTACTACCCGGAAGGCGACCGCATCCGGTTCCAGCCGGCCAACGCCACCATGTCGCCCATCTACGTGAACAAGGCGGACTTCCGCTCGACGATGCTGCTGGGGCTCGTCGTCGGGGTGTACCGGAAGCTACCAGGCGGCCGAGGCTAG